The genomic region ACTGCCTATTGTTTGTCGTGACTTATTGCCGAGGCAAGTGGGTGATGCCATTATTGAATTGTCTAACTTCTTCCAAGATTTGTGCTCATCTACCTTGAAATACTCCGATTTActaaaaatggagaaagatattGTGAGGATAATGTCTAAGTTTGAAACCATCTTTACTCCCGGTTTCTTTGACCCGATGGAGCACTTGCCACTGTATTTGGCCACCGAGTGTAAGTTGGGTGGCCCTGTTACATATCGATGGATGTACCCTTTTGAAAGATTTTTACATGGATTGAAGATGAAAGTTAGAAACAAAGCCCATCTGGAGGGTTCAATGGCTGAACGCTATATCAAGGAGGAATGTGTGCACTTTTGTTCTCTATATTTTGAATCCAAAGTTGAAACAATGCACAATCGATTGCGTCGTTACGGGGCACCCAAAATGTGTAATGATCCTAACTTGTTAGAAGTTTACACGTATCCGGCGAAACCCATTGTAAGAAAAGGGCATAGAATATTGACCGTCGATGAAGATAGACTCATCAAATATTATGTTCTTATCAACACACCGGAGGTTGCAAAGTACTTGGGGTAAGGTCTTTAACAAATCTATGATATTTTTTTACTTTGATTTATATTATTGTAATGATTGTTATTTGTTTTTAGTGAATTTAACAAGTTGGTACATAGAAAACACCCAGAGTTTGATGATGCAGCAAAAGAAAAATTTCAAAAAGATCGATTCACAAATTGGTTTGAAAGAAGGGTATGTGTCTAAACACGTACATATAAATGTTTCTTATTGTCCTCAAATATTATAATTGTAATACActtataaatatatatgaatttttaGGTAGCGGATGATCCACAACTCAAAAATGTTTTTAAGGATTTAATAAAAGGTCCGATGCGCGATGTGGATATTTACAGTGCTTGCCACTGTAATGGTTACAAATTTGGTTGTGCAAATTCTAATGAACGCACTTCACCAAATTCGGGTGTGCTTGTCATTGGTAAGAAATATATGGTACTTAATTATTTCGTATCTATTGTTCTATCTTTCGTTATATTAATGCATTGCTTGTACCTAAGAAGTTTACTCATTTATATGTAGGATCTTCATATAAGGggagttttgaaaataattatgGTCGACTCGAAGAAATACTTGAGCTTCATTACCGTAATGGGCATAAagttatattatttaaatgtCATTGGTTTGATCATACAAAGCATGTCAAGGTGGATAGAAATAGGATGACAACGGTGGATGTTCGATCAACATTAAATACGGAAGATATGTTCGTGTTAGCTAGTCAAGCTCATCAAGTGTATTATGCGAGGCATATTTCAAATCCAAGATCACCATGGTACACCATTTTAACAACAAAGAGTCGTTTTGTTAATGAAGAAGTGAAATCTAAAAGGAACTTTACGTCAAGTGAAGATGCCTTGCAAAATGAGGTTTCAAATGCTTCATCATCTCGTGTCGAGCCCGTGATGATTCATGATCCTTCAAATTTTtttattgatttgagatttgtTGAAAATGACAATTCTACGGATGAGTACAACGAAGAACAAAATCAAGATGAAGACATGATTATCGATGAAGAAAGTGAAAGTGAGGAAGATGACATGgcttaatttaatattttagtgATTTTACAAAAAATATGATTAAGTTAAAAATTATTGTAATGGTCGTGTTTAATTTTTCAATTGTAATATTGATTTTTATTAGacattaaatttttaatttaagatAAATATTAGCCTTCAGCTTATTATTGTTGCAAAAGCAGGGCTCGAGTTCTAGTAGCTACTGGAGGAGGTAAGAAGTGGCTTATTAAAACAACCGGTTTTAATTGAATTTAACTCCTAAAATCAACCATTTTTGATTGCATTTACCCGTGTCATTTACTTGGGTCATATCTTCACAGTtgaaacaaattattttctttctcACAAACCATTTCTCATCTAACTCTCTCCGGAAGCCGCCTCCAAAAAACTCACTAATCTCAAATCAAGAATGACACACCGTCAAACCTACCACCCACAACACACCAACCACTCCGCGATAGTAAAATATCTCCTCCCCAAAAACACCCCCTCCACCTCCCAAGTCCTCGCCGTCGTCACTCTCCTCCTTGTCAGCGGAACCCACATTTTGCTCGCCGGAATAACCCTAATCGGAACCCTAAAAGGCCTTGCTTTAGCCACACCACTTTTCATCATCTTTATCCCAGTTCTTGTCCCAGCTGCTCTCACTATTGGGCTTGTTGTCACTGGATTTCTCGGATCTGGGGCTTTTGGGCTGATAGGGCTTTCATCGCTCTCATGGGTTTTAAGTTACTTTAAACAAGCTAGCCAAGTGATGCCAGATCAGATAGAGTTGTCTAAGAAAAGGGCTCAAGAGATGGATGTGTATGCAGGACACACTACTCAGACCAAGGTTGGTCAGGCTCAGGACACAACTACTACAACTGGAAGGGACACTTCTTTGGAGTACAGAAAATCGGGATGGCTTTCTCCACAGGTATACATTTAAGGTTTATTGTAAAATCGATTTAGGGTTTATGGTTTCAGATTTAGGTTTATTGCAACTAGGATGTTATTTGAGTTCAAATTTTATGGTTTCATTTACTTTTCAGATTTTAGGGTTAATGATATCAATTTAGTGATTTCAATTTAAGCTTTTTTCTCACAAGGGTTTCATTTAATTTAGAGGTTTGAACTTATTTTTCATTTAATTGTTTGTCACCAGCTTGGGAAGGGAAATCAACTTTTGGCTGGGATAATATTGGTTTCTTATTTCGTCACATTTGTTGAGGCACATGTAATTGCTACAAACAAAGTAAGTTCATCTCCTTTTAAGATGATTGAATTCTTTCCCCTTTAGTGACCAAATTCTTTCCCCTGTGGTGACCAAATTCTTTCCTCTGTAGTCCCTGTAGGAAAAAATATCAAATGCACCTCACTAGATTATATAAAGTAATTTCTTACAATAATAATAAGTTAAGTATATGTAACAGGAATGACAAATAAGACTTTCACTTGACAAGAATCAAGCAGATTGTGGCATGCCACAAACTCCATACTTTGATTTTAAAacacaaaaataataaaaattttatttaaagtATCAGTTAGCTCTGCAACAAAAATATTAGACCAAACCATAGCAGTGAACCAAAGTATCAGACTATATTTGAAAGGAGCCAAGTTTTTACGTAGTCATagttaaaaaaaaatcaaaatcacaTCAAGAAAACCTAAACTTTGGTTGGCGTGACTTGTCGTAACCTTCTTCTTCATTTCTATCTATTCTATTTTCCTTTTACCTCCCCTTCCTCTATAAAATTGGTTCACTCTCTTAAGCGATATTTTCTTAAGACTTTCCTTTTATTATTAGTGCAAATAATAATAAAATGCACTTTCACTTGCTAGTAAGACTTTCTTCTTGGTAGAATCTTCACTTGCTAGTGAAGAAACTTACACAAGCCAACAAACTCGAAATACTATTTGAACTAATTGACCTGCCTACTCTTGGATGTAATGTACTACTTAAAATGATTCGACTAGCTTAGGAGGCAGGGACTATTTATAGTGTAAAAATTTTTTTTACCAGGACTTTTGTAGTGGTAGTGTACCTGTTTCTTTCACCTCTGAAGGACTTCCTTAGATTTCCTTTATATCAATTGTTTTACCTGGATTCGAGCTGCTTAAGTGAGACAATTGCTCCACTTTGCACTCTGTGATCTTCAGCCTTTCTAATCTTTTATATCATTATCTCTTCTTTTTTCAAAAGAAATAGTCTTCCATATATTAGTAACTCCAATTATTTAATTGTAGGTGTTTATTTATTTGGCTTTATAAAATCATACTTGCTTAGGTTTTACTTTTATATAATTGTACAAATTTTGCAGGAGACATTTAAGAGTTGTTGGTTGCTTGTTCTATTTATTATTGTCATGGCAGTGGGGGGCAGTGGTAGTGGGAGCGCACTGAGTAGGGTCACCGGAAACAGGGGGAGAGGTGGAAGAGGTAGAGATGACACTAGGGGCCTGGGCCAGGGTAGAGGTAATGGAGAAGCTGATCCTCAGGAAGAAAATGATGCAGAAGGCAGTGATGAAGAACAGGAAGATGATGATGCTGGACAGAGTGACGGTGTTCTCACATTTGGGAGAGCTCAACGCAGCATTTGTGATGGtgattacaaaaagaagccaCAACTTGGACAACCGAAACTTGGAGTTGTAACCTTTATAAATGGAAAAAAGTAAACAATTTTTTTACAGTTTTGTTATTTTCCAAAAAATTATAATTTGTTACTTACACAGTTTTTTTCATTTAACAGTATTAAAGAGGCTCGTTACAAGAAAACAATTAGAGCGATAGTCAGAAATAACTGGGAGTTTGATACAGTAAAAGAAAAAGGACGCGCACGAGAGGCTTTTTTAAATAAGTGTATCGAGGAGTTCAAGGTATGCTAGCTTATAAATTTTCAGAACTTTTCAATTACTATGACCTTTTTATATTAATACTCGCTTGTAAAGAATTCTATAACTTTTTTCCCGAAGGAATACTACGAATATCAGCCAGAATATAAAGTTGATAAAATCAAAGAACTCGCAGGGGACGCTGTCGTGAGAAATCATTTGAAGGCGAATTTGAAATGTTATATAAATGCTTGGAAGACTGATGCATATAATAGGGTTAAAGAGGCCCATGCCAGGGGAGACACAAGCGCAACCCGACGTACTTGCCCCCCCTACTACTTATCAGAACCTGCATGGGAGGGTTTATGTGACTACTGGGAGACTGAGACATTTTCCAAATTGTCGGAAAATGTAGGGGAAAATGACAAGAAGTCAGATATTAAGCACTCCAGTGGAGCGAAGCCTTTTGACCAACGTTATGAGGCAAAATTTTCTCTTTATATGATGGTGTTGAACTTGCTATTTGATTTTGCAAAAATATCTTTTATCTATACATGTTCATATTTTTTTATATCTCTTTTGTAGGAACTGGAGAAAAAATTGGAAAAGCCTCTCACCCTTTTGGAAAAGTTTGATGTTTCATACAAAAAGAAAGGAAAAGTGGAAGAAATAGGGCGAAAGCTTAAAGTAAGTTGTTCTCCTTGTTTTAGTAACAATTACGAAAGGCCTGATAAGTAGTAGTAGTCATTACCTTTGGGCGGTGTCGTTGTAGTAAATATTTTGTGAGACAGTAGTCAAGTAGCAGTATTCACTACAGCTCCTACGGTTTCATTATTATAAATAGTTTTTGGTGATGAGATAACAAATTTCAGCTTCGAATCAACCTAATATTTCCCCTAGTCAATCACTAATATGTCTCTTAAAGTTGAGAGCTCAACTCTGATATGTTGTTACTCTCTGAGCAGCGAATGACTATTAAGTATAATTTATTAATAGCCCCAATTTTTGATATTAAGTACAATATATTAATAGCCCCATAATATATTAAAAAGAACTACTAAAATAAACTAAATTATTGATATTAAGTATAATATATTAATAGCCCTGTTTTTGTATCAGGGAATTGTGGGCATAATTACAAAACGCAAAAGTGAGTTACTTCTTATTAATGGATGTCTTCTTATGCTTGACAGCTAAATTCAATACACGCTCGTGTATTATTTTTTATGTTCAAGATGAGGGTTTTACTTCACAGTAAGGAGACTAATGTGGATATTTTCTACTTTAAATATGATATTTGGGATAAGAAAGAACTAGAATTTAGAAGGCTTTCTCATTATGTGGGGTGGAAGATGATTAATTTTCTACGGCCTATGTAACAAGTGATACTAAATACTAGGCCTTCTGATCTGCTACACCATTTTTGTTTGATTGCTATTGTATACATGGCTGGAGAAACAGGTCTGTGATCTATTTAAACTCCCAATAATAAAGGGATATTGAGATTGCAATATCCAATTACATAAAGTTCTATTTGCATATCTAATTGAGGATGTCATTTTGTTTTATAAAAAGGAATCAACTTATCGATAATTACAAAATTCAAAAGAGagcaataatttttttattagtGTATAATTTTTTTCATTATTCTCTAATATTTTGTATGATTAATTTTTTGAAGTTATATTTGACTAAATTTTAGTTTAATTGATCACATTTTAActtcaattttttatattttgtgatttttaaataaaaaatcaGTGTAAATATGAAATTATATTTAACGTATTATTATTTTCAAGTTTTAAGTATCCAAATATTAATAAAGGGGTAGCAGCATTGGTAATGGTAATGCTGATAG from Apium graveolens cultivar Ventura unplaced genomic scaffold, ASM990537v1 ctg7642, whole genome shotgun sequence harbors:
- the LOC141704262 gene encoding uncharacterized protein LOC141704262, translating into MTHRQTYHPQHTNHSAIVKYLLPKNTPSTSQVLAVVTLLLVSGTHILLAGITLIGTLKGLALATPLFIIFIPVLVPAALTIGLVVTGFLGSGAFGLIGLSSLSWVLSYFKQASQVMPDQIELSKKRAQEMDVYAGHTTQTKVGQAQDTTTTTGRDTSLEYRKSGWLSPQLGKGNQLLAGIILVSYFVTFVEAHVIATNKETFKSCWLLVLFIIVMAVGGSGSGSALSRVTGNRGRGGRGRDDTRGLGQGRGNGEADPQEENDAEGSDEEQEDDDAGQSDGVLTFGRAQRSICDGDYKKKPQLGQPKLGVVTFINGKNIKEARYKKTIRAIVRNNWEFDTVKEKGRAREAFLNKCIEEFKEYYEYQPEYKVDKIKELAGDAVVRNHLKANLKCYINAWKTDAYNRVKEAHARGDTSATRRTCPPYYLSEPAWEGLCDYWETETFSKLSENVGENDKKSDIKHSSGAKPFDQRYEELEKKLEKPLTLLEKFDVSYKKKGKVEEIGRKLKEVVERATEEGNS